One region of Candidatus Peribacteraceae bacterium genomic DNA includes:
- the tuf gene encoding elongation factor Tu — MADQKKFDRSKVHVNVGTIGHVDHGKTTLTAALSINFSPEGEKKTYADIDNAPEEKERGITINTAHVEYETAKRHYAHVDCPGHADYVKNMITGAAQMDGAILVVSAADGPMPQTREHILLARQVNVPYILVFLNKCDMVKDPELIDLVETEIRELLTKYEFPGDKTPIIRGSALKAVEGDAGELENIKKLLDALDTYIPDPKREIDKPLLMSVEDVFSIKGRGTVATGRIDTGKVNVNDEVELVGIRPTRKTVVTGVEMFHKLLDSGMAGDNVGLLLRGIEREDIERGQVIAKPGSITPHTQFEGEIYVLTKEEGGRHTPFFKGYKPQFYIRTTDVTGAVELPANVEMVMPGDHLKVNVELGAPIALEQGTRFAMREGGRTVGSGVVTKIIK; from the coding sequence ATGGCAGACCAGAAGAAGTTTGACCGCTCGAAGGTCCACGTGAACGTCGGGACCATCGGACACGTCGACCACGGCAAGACGACGCTCACCGCAGCGCTGTCCATCAACTTCTCCCCTGAAGGCGAAAAGAAGACCTACGCCGACATCGACAATGCCCCCGAGGAGAAGGAGCGCGGCATCACCATCAACACTGCGCACGTGGAGTATGAGACGGCCAAGCGCCACTACGCGCACGTCGACTGTCCGGGACACGCCGACTACGTGAAGAACATGATTACGGGCGCCGCCCAGATGGACGGAGCCATCCTCGTGGTCTCCGCCGCCGACGGCCCCATGCCGCAGACCCGCGAGCACATCCTGCTCGCCCGCCAGGTGAACGTGCCGTACATCTTGGTGTTCCTCAACAAGTGCGACATGGTGAAGGATCCCGAGCTCATCGATCTCGTGGAGACGGAAATCCGCGAGCTCCTCACCAAGTACGAATTCCCCGGCGACAAGACGCCCATCATCCGCGGTTCCGCCCTCAAGGCCGTGGAAGGGGACGCCGGCGAGCTGGAGAACATCAAGAAGCTCCTCGATGCCCTGGACACCTACATCCCGGATCCCAAGCGCGAAATCGACAAGCCCCTCCTCATGTCCGTGGAGGACGTGTTCTCCATCAAGGGACGCGGCACCGTGGCTACGGGCCGCATCGATACGGGCAAGGTGAATGTCAACGACGAAGTGGAACTCGTGGGTATCCGCCCCACCCGCAAGACGGTGGTGACGGGCGTGGAGATGTTCCACAAGCTCCTGGACTCCGGCATGGCCGGGGACAACGTCGGCCTGCTCCTCCGCGGCATTGAGCGCGAGGACATCGAGCGCGGCCAGGTGATCGCCAAGCCGGGCTCCATCACCCCCCACACGCAATTCGAAGGGGAGATCTACGTCCTCACGAAGGAGGAAGGCGGCCGCCACACGCCGTTCTTCAAGGGGTACAAGCCCCAGTTCTACATCCGCACCACGGACGTGACGGGCGCGGTGGAACTCCCCGCCAACGTGGAAATGGTGATGCCGGGCGACCACTTGAAGGTGAACGTGGAACTCGGCGCCCCCATCGCATTGGAACAGGGCACACGCTTCGCCATGCGCGAAGGCGGACGCACCGTCGGCTCCGGTGTTGTTACCAAGATCATCAAATAA
- the nusB gene encoding transcription antitermination factor NusB, with the protein MARRRHLSRIAVMQVLFEREKHAGMLPEPEALQKNAEELGEADMEFAGVLLEGVVSRESEVKAAVQEHAPQWPMERMDPISRCILLIGAYEILFAKDAPPAVVMNEAIEIAKEYGTDEGGKFVNGVLNAIAHRK; encoded by the coding sequence ATGGCTCGCCGCCGACACCTTTCGCGCATTGCCGTCATGCAAGTGCTCTTTGAGCGCGAGAAGCATGCGGGAATGTTGCCGGAACCCGAAGCGCTCCAAAAGAATGCGGAGGAACTGGGGGAAGCGGATATGGAATTCGCCGGCGTGTTGCTGGAGGGGGTCGTATCCCGCGAGAGCGAAGTGAAGGCCGCCGTCCAGGAGCATGCGCCGCAGTGGCCCATGGAGCGCATGGACCCCATCTCACGCTGCATCCTGCTCATCGGCGCCTACGAGATCCTCTTCGCCAAAGATGCCCCGCCCGCCGTGGTGATGAACGAGGCCATCGAGATCGCCAAGGAGTACGGGACCGACGAAGGGGGGAAGTTCGTGAATGGGGTGTTGAATGCGATTGCCCATAGGAAGTGA
- the rnc gene encoding ribonuclease III translates to MPQSHVLLEKTIGVRFKDKELLLQSLTHRSAVRESNRHGHNERLEFLGDAVLEMATTEYLYHLSGRAEGELTNWRSALVQGDHLAEVAKSIKLGEYLFMSRGEEASDGRNKPSTLANAVEALIGAVYLACGYEAARTFCEKFILQDLQKLLAQGKHKDEKSLFQEMAQEKSGITPHYEVLEEIGPDHEKLFTSAVYIEKEKIAEGQGNSKQKAEQAAAKAALKVKGWK, encoded by the coding sequence ATGCCCCAGTCCCACGTCCTCCTGGAGAAAACGATCGGTGTCCGCTTCAAGGACAAGGAATTGCTCCTCCAGTCCCTCACGCACCGTTCCGCCGTGCGCGAGTCCAACCGGCACGGGCACAATGAGAGGCTGGAATTCCTGGGGGATGCGGTGCTGGAGATGGCCACCACGGAATACCTCTACCACCTTTCGGGGCGCGCGGAGGGCGAGCTGACCAACTGGCGTTCAGCATTGGTACAGGGTGACCACCTGGCGGAAGTGGCGAAGAGCATCAAGCTTGGGGAGTACCTCTTCATGAGCCGCGGGGAGGAGGCGAGCGACGGGCGCAACAAGCCTTCCACGCTGGCCAATGCCGTGGAAGCACTCATCGGGGCCGTCTACCTGGCCTGCGGCTACGAGGCGGCGCGCACCTTCTGCGAGAAGTTCATTTTGCAGGATCTCCAGAAGCTCCTGGCGCAGGGGAAGCACAAGGATGAGAAGAGCCTCTTTCAGGAAATGGCGCAGGAGAAGAGCGGCATCACGCCGCACTACGAGGTGCTGGAGGAGATCGGCCCGGACCACGAGAAGCTCTTCACGAGCGCGGTGTACATCGAGAAGGAGAAGATCGCGGAAGGGCAGGGGAATTCCAAGCAGAAGGCGGAACAAGCCGCGGCGAAAGCGGCTTTGAAAGTGAAAGGGTGGAAGTGA
- a CDS encoding DUF559 domain-containing protein: MKDDIRDKLYRKHKMLFNKRLRRNMTEEESILWNVLRGRRSRGEKFCRQVNIGPYIADFLCRAHRLIVEVDGGIHESREQREHDAGRDAYLRERGFTVVRVKNADVRCGLPAVLDRIHSRLQALSGVVSY, translated from the coding sequence ATGAAAGACGACATACGCGATAAACTCTACAGGAAGCACAAGATGCTCTTCAACAAGCGGCTGCGCCGGAATATGACGGAAGAAGAGAGCATCCTCTGGAATGTTTTGCGCGGAAGGCGATCACGGGGAGAGAAGTTCTGCCGGCAGGTGAACATCGGCCCCTACATCGCGGATTTTCTGTGCAGGGCACATCGTCTCATCGTGGAAGTGGATGGAGGCATCCATGAATCCAGGGAACAGCGGGAGCACGATGCCGGAAGAGATGCATACTTACGGGAGCGTGGTTTCACAGTTGTCCGCGTGAAGAATGCGGATGTGCGGTGCGGTCTTCCCGCAGTGCTCGATCGCATCCATAGCCGATTGCAGGCGCTTTCAGGTGTGGTAAGTTACTAA
- a CDS encoding flavin reductase family protein: MDLLFGTPEAGSFVTNLGLVTTDGPLGPNVSTIEWTHLVSYTPGLIAVCIDLVDANHENLQATKEFGVSLASEGQNVLASLAGNTKGRQIRKIDFLKEIGFTFVPSKHIRPPLVDGASIQFECKLLQQLQPGNRTIFIGEVLAVNVFPENPPLAYHQRKFRKLGEQVHKPGQEVIERQKEVMERFKKS; the protein is encoded by the coding sequence ATGGATCTCCTTTTTGGCACTCCCGAAGCTGGCAGCTTCGTGACGAACCTCGGCCTCGTCACCACCGACGGCCCGCTGGGCCCCAACGTTTCCACCATCGAGTGGACGCATCTCGTCTCCTACACGCCCGGCCTCATCGCCGTGTGCATCGACCTGGTCGACGCGAACCATGAGAACCTGCAGGCCACGAAGGAGTTCGGCGTCAGCCTGGCCTCGGAAGGCCAGAATGTCCTGGCGAGCCTGGCGGGAAATACCAAGGGGCGGCAGATCCGGAAGATCGATTTCCTCAAGGAGATCGGCTTCACGTTCGTCCCTTCCAAGCACATCCGGCCGCCGCTCGTGGACGGCGCCTCCATCCAATTCGAATGCAAGCTCCTGCAGCAGCTCCAGCCCGGCAACCGCACCATCTTCATCGGCGAGGTGCTTGCGGTGAACGTCTTCCCCGAGAATCCGCCCCTCGCCTACCACCAGCGGAAGTTCCGGAAGCTCGGTGAACAGGTCCACAAGCCCGGTCAAGAGGTCATCGAGCGGCAGAAGGAGGTGATGGAGCGGTTCAAGAAGTCATAA
- the glgP gene encoding alpha-glucan family phosphorylase produces MPSKLSVAYFTMEIGLESGIPTFAGGLGVLAADLMRSCADTGVSAACVTGCWRYGYLHQELHADGTQKYGEVSWDPAAKLKKRPETVTVKVEGKDVLVGCWELLLKGRHGVVPIYFLDTNLPQNGAVERDITKGLYGGDQAMRIKQEIVLGIGGVKMLRALGYATVDNFHLNEGHCAFLTLELLRERDFKDDAVRRSCTFTTHTPVQAGHDVFPYDLAWRIAGDQLPWHIKLLAGEDALSMTKLAMHLSHKTLGVSRIHASVSRKLLGNPDVDYITNGVHHAEWAGPEIQALFDARIPGWRGHPALLAAHCREVPDQELWSAHQAAKRRLIQAVNAQGGGGFREDRLTIVSARRIVPYKRPELLYENLERLREVAQGKLQIIHAGNAHPHDPFSQDVIRHIIERSRQLKGAVDIAYLPNYNPDLAKLLVAGADVWLNTPTRLHEASGTSGMKACLNGALNLSTLDGWWAEGYEMDPEAGWRIGPLAEAVGTDDTRKTDAEDLYTQIQYEVIPEYEYPGRERWIRRMKRAIGLMGTFTSQRAVEEYQAKAWVNR; encoded by the coding sequence ATGCCCTCCAAGCTCTCCGTCGCGTACTTCACCATGGAAATCGGCCTCGAGAGCGGTATTCCCACGTTCGCGGGGGGATTGGGCGTACTGGCGGCCGATTTGATGCGTTCCTGCGCGGATACGGGCGTGAGCGCCGCATGTGTGACGGGCTGCTGGCGATACGGGTACCTGCACCAGGAACTCCATGCCGATGGCACGCAAAAGTACGGTGAAGTGTCCTGGGATCCCGCGGCAAAATTGAAGAAGCGGCCGGAAACCGTCACGGTGAAGGTTGAGGGGAAGGACGTCCTGGTGGGATGTTGGGAGCTCCTCCTCAAGGGCAGGCACGGCGTTGTCCCCATCTACTTCCTGGATACCAACCTTCCGCAGAACGGTGCTGTGGAACGGGACATCACCAAGGGGCTCTATGGGGGAGACCAGGCGATGCGCATCAAGCAGGAGATCGTGCTGGGGATCGGCGGGGTGAAGATGCTGCGGGCGCTGGGATATGCGACGGTGGATAACTTCCACCTCAACGAAGGGCACTGCGCCTTTCTCACGCTGGAACTGCTGCGCGAACGCGATTTCAAGGACGACGCGGTCCGGCGTTCCTGCACCTTCACCACGCATACGCCCGTGCAGGCGGGGCACGACGTCTTCCCCTACGACCTGGCGTGGCGCATCGCGGGGGACCAGCTCCCGTGGCACATCAAGCTGCTCGCGGGTGAGGATGCGCTCTCCATGACGAAGCTGGCCATGCACCTCAGCCACAAGACGCTGGGCGTCTCGCGCATCCACGCCTCGGTCTCGCGCAAGCTCTTGGGGAATCCCGACGTGGACTACATCACCAACGGCGTGCACCACGCGGAGTGGGCGGGGCCGGAGATCCAGGCGCTCTTCGACGCGCGCATCCCGGGGTGGCGCGGGCATCCCGCCCTCCTTGCCGCGCATTGCAGGGAAGTACCGGATCAGGAACTGTGGTCGGCGCACCAGGCGGCCAAGCGGCGCCTCATCCAAGCGGTGAACGCGCAGGGCGGCGGCGGATTCCGCGAGGACCGTCTGACCATCGTGAGCGCACGGCGCATCGTCCCCTACAAACGGCCGGAGCTCCTGTACGAGAACCTCGAGCGTCTGCGGGAGGTGGCGCAGGGCAAGCTCCAGATCATCCACGCGGGCAACGCTCACCCGCACGATCCCTTCTCGCAGGACGTCATCCGCCACATCATCGAGCGGTCGCGCCAGCTCAAGGGGGCCGTGGACATCGCGTACCTCCCCAACTACAACCCGGACCTCGCCAAGCTCCTCGTCGCGGGGGCGGACGTGTGGCTCAACACGCCCACACGCCTCCACGAGGCGTCGGGCACCTCCGGCATGAAGGCGTGCCTCAACGGCGCCCTCAACCTTTCCACGCTCGACGGGTGGTGGGCGGAGGGATACGAAATGGACCCCGAGGCGGGTTGGCGCATCGGGCCGCTGGCGGAGGCCGTGGGGACCGACGACACGCGCAAGACCGATGCCGAAGACCTGTATACCCAGATCCAGTACGAAGTGATCCCCGAGTACGAATACCCCGGGCGCGAGCGGTGGATCCGGCGTATGAAGCGCGCCATAGGCCTCATGGGGACCTTCACGTCCCAACGCGCCGTGGAGGAGTACCAGGCGAAGGCATGGGTGAACCGGTAG
- the rny gene encoding ribonuclease Y — translation MENIITFLGVLGGGLIGLLAGWFWFSKGKKISSRLQAEINEKERALDKLETRLAEVKSQIRTAEAEAKVAAKEIVSEARLQATEMEAQIKKEQGRIEEKEKGVEQKIKEADDKSARLTKDLEEVRALKEELSVSSQKHREALQSVAKLSEEQAKQQLLEELEKEFADYYAKQLKLKKQEMENEVEEKAKNLLAEAMQRYASEVAAESTATVVQLPSDDIKGKIIGKEGRNITAFEAATGVDVIIDDTPGAIILSGFDLVRRYVAKLAMEKLIQDGRIQPARIEEVVGKMKEQVGKMMLEFGKRATEELGITGYPQDLLKIIGRLRFRTSYGQNVLKHSVEMAQVGKMLAEEIGADPMVVAEGCLLHDIGKALDHEVAGTHVEIGVEICKRFKVRPEVVHCVAAHHEDSPIESPEAFVVAAADAISGARPGARRESIEEYFKRLKALEDVAKSFEGVQRAFAVSAGREIRIYVDTKKIDDLRQVELAKDIAKKVEAELTYPGVIKVNVIRERRIEEVAK, via the coding sequence ATGGAAAACATCATCACGTTTCTCGGAGTCCTCGGCGGAGGACTGATCGGCTTGCTCGCCGGTTGGTTCTGGTTCAGCAAAGGGAAGAAAATCTCCTCGCGGCTGCAGGCGGAAATCAATGAGAAGGAACGCGCGCTTGATAAGTTGGAGACGCGTTTGGCGGAAGTGAAGAGTCAAATCCGCACCGCGGAAGCGGAGGCCAAAGTGGCGGCCAAGGAAATCGTCAGCGAAGCCAGGCTGCAGGCGACGGAAATGGAAGCGCAAATCAAAAAGGAACAGGGCCGCATTGAGGAGAAGGAGAAAGGAGTGGAACAGAAGATCAAGGAAGCGGATGATAAATCCGCGAGGCTCACCAAGGATTTGGAAGAGGTCCGCGCGCTCAAGGAAGAGCTCTCGGTTTCTTCCCAGAAGCATCGGGAAGCCCTGCAGAGCGTCGCCAAGCTCAGCGAGGAGCAGGCCAAGCAGCAGCTCCTGGAGGAACTGGAGAAGGAATTCGCGGATTACTACGCGAAGCAGCTGAAGCTGAAAAAGCAGGAGATGGAGAACGAGGTGGAAGAGAAGGCCAAGAACCTCCTCGCCGAGGCCATGCAGCGCTACGCCTCCGAGGTGGCCGCCGAATCCACCGCTACGGTGGTGCAGCTCCCCAGCGACGACATCAAGGGGAAGATCATCGGAAAGGAAGGGAGGAACATCACGGCGTTCGAGGCCGCCACGGGCGTGGACGTGATCATTGACGACACGCCGGGCGCCATCATCCTCTCCGGCTTCGACCTCGTGCGCCGCTATGTGGCCAAGCTGGCCATGGAGAAGCTCATCCAGGACGGACGCATCCAGCCCGCGCGCATCGAGGAGGTGGTGGGGAAGATGAAGGAGCAAGTGGGCAAGATGATGCTGGAGTTCGGCAAGCGCGCCACGGAGGAGCTGGGCATCACCGGTTACCCGCAGGACCTCTTGAAGATCATCGGCCGCCTGCGCTTCCGCACCAGCTACGGGCAGAACGTACTCAAGCACAGCGTGGAAATGGCCCAAGTGGGCAAGATGCTCGCCGAGGAAATCGGCGCGGACCCCATGGTGGTGGCCGAGGGCTGCCTGCTCCACGATATCGGCAAGGCGCTGGACCACGAGGTGGCCGGCACGCACGTGGAGATCGGCGTGGAGATCTGCAAACGCTTCAAGGTGCGTCCCGAGGTAGTCCATTGCGTGGCGGCACACCATGAGGACAGCCCCATCGAATCCCCCGAAGCATTCGTGGTCGCCGCCGCCGACGCCATCTCCGGTGCCAGGCCCGGGGCGCGGCGCGAGAGCATTGAGGAGTACTTCAAGCGGCTCAAGGCGCTGGAGGACGTGGCCAAGAGCTTCGAGGGCGTGCAGCGCGCGTTCGCCGTCTCGGCCGGCCGCGAGATCCGCATCTACGTGGACACGAAGAAAATCGATGACCTGCGTCAGGTGGAACTGGCCAAGGACATCGCCAAGAAGGTGGAGGCGGAACTGACGTATCCCGGTGTTATCAAAGTGAATGTCATTCGGGAGCGGCGGATTGAGGAAGTGGCTAAATGA
- the rpsJ gene encoding 30S ribosomal protein S10, giving the protein MSLIRIRLSAFDHTVLDEAALKIVETAERSGAIVHGPIPLPTRIRKFTVNRSTFVHKDARDQFEMRIHRRLIDLTETTFKTVESLQSLSLPSGVDIEIKMG; this is encoded by the coding sequence ATGTCCCTCATCCGCATCCGCCTCTCCGCCTTCGACCATACGGTGCTCGACGAGGCCGCGCTCAAGATCGTGGAGACCGCGGAACGCAGCGGCGCCATTGTCCACGGCCCCATTCCCCTCCCCACCCGCATCCGCAAGTTCACGGTGAACCGCTCCACGTTCGTCCACAAGGACGCGCGGGACCAGTTCGAAATGCGCATCCACCGGCGCCTGATCGACCTCACGGAAACGACGTTCAAGACGGTGGAGAGCCTGCAGTCGCTCAGCCTCCCCTCGGGCGTGGACATTGAGATTAAAATGGGTTAG
- a CDS encoding ABC transporter ATP-binding protein, translated as MKLILHLLWQYTRRYPWRSAVALALTLVISALWVIEPLYSAFAIDALLKIREGQQVNIASIFLLWGALFVFISVVQSLQKLASWELQNRVFLARREETYEHLLRLDIVYHTGKKSGETIKILDEGADNFVDLHRFFFSEIGPSMLSSLAFFAISFTIQPLLAGILVTVILGYLLIVVFGVKKTMQLQLDINKLWVEAIGRAYDAAANVFSVKSNAQEGYEMRLMERSDGKAHGKQKQVNLRWALVEAINFFMLARLLLIGVGILLYVRNALTLGQLYFFQFSFYRVLTPFEILANMLPLWNRVVGKVRLSQDILDTPVSIKNADHPAVLRGLKGDIGFEEVCFAYGAAASHRKPEDVREPPAPALQPSLGSAEEEETARSPNPIENLVETEEAQIPDGHADDAEQEKEILRLQNPPHGREVLHDILLDIRAGEHIAFVGHSGAGKTTIAMLLNRFYDVTHGRITVDGTDLRQLDLGWWRSQIGLVLQENIMFNDSIEENIRYSRREATTEEVREAAGRAAAGEFIENLPEGYKTLIGERGIRLSGGQRQRIAIARAILKNPKIVILDEATSALDSVTERKVQEGIRELVTGRTAVIIAHRLSTVRSVNRIAVLDKGRLVAAAPHEELVKTCGIYREMVELQSQGMLAE; from the coding sequence ATGAAGCTCATCCTGCATCTCCTCTGGCAATACACCCGTCGCTATCCCTGGCGATCGGCCGTGGCGCTGGCGCTCACGCTCGTCATCTCCGCGCTGTGGGTCATCGAGCCGCTGTACTCCGCCTTCGCCATCGATGCGCTCCTCAAGATCCGGGAGGGGCAACAGGTGAATATCGCCTCGATCTTCCTCCTCTGGGGCGCCCTCTTCGTTTTCATCTCCGTGGTGCAGTCGCTCCAAAAGCTTGCCTCGTGGGAACTGCAGAACCGCGTCTTCCTGGCGCGGAGGGAGGAGACGTACGAGCACCTGCTCCGGTTGGACATCGTCTACCACACGGGGAAGAAATCCGGCGAGACCATAAAGATCCTGGATGAGGGCGCGGATAACTTCGTGGATTTGCACCGGTTCTTCTTCTCGGAGATCGGGCCTTCCATGCTCTCCTCGCTGGCGTTCTTCGCCATCAGCTTCACCATTCAACCGCTCCTCGCGGGCATCTTGGTGACGGTGATCCTGGGGTACCTGCTCATCGTGGTCTTCGGCGTCAAGAAGACCATGCAGCTGCAGCTGGACATCAACAAGCTGTGGGTGGAGGCCATCGGCCGCGCCTACGACGCCGCCGCCAACGTGTTCTCCGTCAAATCGAACGCGCAGGAGGGGTACGAGATGCGCCTCATGGAACGTTCGGACGGCAAGGCGCACGGCAAGCAGAAGCAGGTGAACCTCCGGTGGGCGCTGGTGGAAGCCATCAATTTCTTCATGCTCGCGCGCCTGCTGCTCATCGGCGTCGGCATCCTGCTCTACGTGCGCAATGCGCTCACGCTGGGCCAGCTCTACTTCTTCCAGTTCTCCTTCTACCGCGTCCTCACGCCCTTCGAGATTTTGGCCAACATGCTGCCGCTGTGGAACCGGGTGGTGGGGAAGGTGCGGCTGTCGCAGGACATCCTGGACACGCCCGTGTCCATCAAGAACGCGGACCATCCGGCGGTGCTGCGGGGCTTGAAGGGGGACATCGGATTCGAGGAAGTGTGCTTCGCGTACGGTGCCGCCGCATCGCACAGGAAACCGGAGGACGTCCGGGAACCGCCGGCGCCGGCGCTCCAGCCTTCCCTCGGATCCGCGGAGGAAGAGGAGACCGCGCGCTCCCCCAACCCCATCGAGAATCTGGTGGAGACGGAAGAGGCGCAGATCCCCGACGGGCACGCGGATGACGCCGAGCAGGAGAAGGAGATCCTCCGCCTGCAGAACCCGCCCCATGGCAGGGAAGTGCTGCACGACATCCTGTTGGATATCCGCGCGGGCGAGCACATCGCCTTCGTGGGCCACTCGGGGGCGGGCAAGACCACCATCGCCATGCTCCTCAACCGCTTCTACGATGTCACACACGGGCGCATCACCGTGGACGGCACCGACCTGCGGCAGCTGGACCTGGGATGGTGGAGGAGCCAGATCGGGCTGGTGCTCCAGGAGAACATCATGTTCAACGATTCCATAGAGGAGAACATCCGCTATTCCCGGCGGGAAGCCACGACGGAGGAGGTGCGGGAGGCGGCCGGGCGCGCGGCGGCCGGGGAGTTCATCGAGAACCTGCCGGAAGGGTACAAGACGCTCATCGGCGAGCGCGGCATCCGCCTCTCCGGCGGCCAGCGCCAGCGCATCGCCATCGCGCGGGCGATCCTCAAGAATCCGAAAATCGTCATCCTGGATGAAGCCACGAGCGCGCTCGATTCCGTGACGGAGCGGAAGGTGCAGGAAGGGATCCGGGAATTGGTGACGGGGCGCACCGCCGTGATCATCGCGCACCGGCTTTCGACGGTGAGGTCCGTCAACCGCATCGCCGTCCTGGATAAGGGAAGACTGGTGGCCGCCGCCCCGCACGAGGAGCTGGTGAAGACGTGCGGCATCTATAGGGAGATGGTGGAACTGCAAAGCCAGGGGATGCTTGCGGAGTAA